A region of the Corticium candelabrum chromosome 4, ooCorCand1.1, whole genome shotgun sequence genome:
ATTCTGTCGTCACCACAAAGCGAAAAGAGCAGCAAAAAGAGGTTATTTCAATAatacagaacacacacacacacacacacacacacacacacacacacacacacacacacacacacacacacacacacacacacacacatgcacgcacacacacacacacacacacacacacacacacacacacacacacacacacacacacacacactacagtaataataatattgatGAAAATGCTGAACTATGGAAACATGCACTAACAGACATGTTGATCTGCATTTCTTAATTTAAgttaaataagaaataaagataaataaaacaaaaattgaaattataaattaaaaattttaagaggataaataaataaaaaaggaaattttaaaattatttttaaaaaaatataaaaatattaaatatttgaaaaagttaaataaGACATAGAAATTATAAATATGAAAAATGTAAATAAATTAGatattttaaaaaaattagacAAACTTTAAAAACATCTCAAAAGAATAAagaaaatttaaatatttaaaaaattataaaattaaatagtTTTAAAAactataaatagaaatacaaataaaaatatttttaaattgaCTATTTTCAAAAAGTGTAAATAAGATAGAAATGTTAAAAATTGAAGTAAACAATTAAATAGTTAAAACttttgaaaatagaaattttaatatttaaaaaatgcAAATAAAATTATACATTTAACTTTTAAAAGTGTACAGAAACGCTagcaatttttaatattaaattaaagaaTATTGGTATAAAAAATTAGATATGGTAAAAAGTATAAAttataacaataacaatttttaatattaaaaatgtATACATAAgtagaaaattaaatatttaaagtataaataaaaaataaattttaaatatttttagaaagtgtaaataaaaaatttaaagaaaattttaaataaattctTAGTATGTAAATGTCCATGTCCAATTTGCAGGAAGCGAAACAGAAAGCAGATGTACAACCTGCAAGTGAGAGCAAGGCGAGAGACGAATCAGCCGAATCCTTGACACGAGACATGATCAGTTCACTTCTGTTGTTGTCCGATGAAGGCATCGACGTGTCATTCCTAGACAAAGACGCCAGCGAGACAAGGTGACCACATACGACATCTTACGTAtcatccatttgtgtgtcactCGATTTGCTGTGCACGTGATCTCTAGCATTCAATCCCGACTAGACGAAAACGCTGCTCGTTTGATAAACCTACATCGAGCTCATAACGAACGACTGTCGAAGGTTTACGACTCGTTGGAGAGCTTTTCGAGTCGACTACCGCAACCtacagaacaagaacaaagtctAGGTTCGtggtctcgcatagccagaccctttccgccgcgtcatacaaACAAGCTAACCTTTTGTTCTGCTTCCGCAGCACTGCAAGTGGCAAACGAACTCAAGCAACTTTCGGCACAAGTGAGGAGGATACCTACAACTCAATTTACTTGTTTCATGTATGTGCAGCATGTTGAATATGGATTGGGTGTGTAGGTATGTCCCGGTGACATAGTTTCTTCAGAGGCTATTCAGCACGTTTTGAGACCAGGCATGGCAGCTAGtgacagcagcagcaacgaAGCCGTCAGTACAGCCAATGCAAGTAATGGCATGTCGCTGCTAAAGCAACTAGGACTGGACGATGACGATGGCCGAGATGAGGTCGGACCGTCTGATTCGGTCGTCATCCAACAGAACGAGCTGCGAGAAACAAAGGTGGCTACGGATGCCAGCGACGAAGCAATGGACGTTGACAGTGACAACTTCATAGCGagtctattgaatgaatttaCAGGTAACAGCGGTGACCTATAGCTGTTGTTCTGttggtatacatacatgtatttatCCGTTTAAACTTAATTATGGACATACcctgacacacacaacggATAAATCTCATATTCAACAATTTCTCATTGCTTATCCCAAACGCTACAGTTTATATTCATTGGTTTCGTCCCAGAGTCTGTCCTTGACCCCACGTGTGCCTTCCGTTATTGCCATCGTCTTGCTGTCTCCTACTGGCTGGCACTTGACCAAAACCGCCCATCGTTCGTCGGTTCGGGAGCCACTTGTAACTACAAATGAAGCGAAGATATCACAGAAACAAACCGGTAACGAGTTAAGTTACTCGCTCACAAAATTTGTGGAGTCGAGAGGAACGTTTGACCTCCGAAATCTTGAGGATACTTGAACATGAGGAAGAAGTAGACGTGACCGGTAAAGATACCGATTAGTTCAACCAAGCCactagacacagacagagtgtATAAATCACGGGGTTAAGGGGGTGAGATCCAAAGGGGGTGAGATCCAAAGGGGGTGAGATCCAAAGGGGGTGAGACCAGGTTAAGGGGTGGTGACCCGGGTTAAGAGGTGAGAACAGGTTAAGGGGGTGAGAAGAGGTTAGGGGAGTGAGAACAGGTTAAGGGGGTTGGCCTACAACAGTGTGATTCACTgcaatttctattattatgtAAGTGGCATTAATCATGGCCATGTGCTGTTGTACGACATTCTGGTCACTTACTTACCTGCCCATGATGATCATGTTGAATGCAGCCAGCACCCACGGGAAATACATAGCTTTGAATGTTGCACCAAACCAGAAGACTATCATGGTATCCTTATGGAGCTGACACCAGACATAAATAACAGCCATCACGACGCAATGCATTATTAACTATTAACACAGACGGGTTAGTAGCATGAACACTGCTTGGGTACGTTTGATTACTGGAAGTCCCATGAATAGAGCTATGACAAGAACAACTATCCAGTGCATAAGCAGCATAAAAAGGTAATCTGCTGGTCGACCATCGAAGATACCTgccattgaaatcaattaaCAGACTGTTGAATTAACTTtatattgtgttgtactcAGACATCCTAAAAGGCGCGCAtgcggggacacacacacacacacacacacacacacacacacacacacacacacacacacacacacacacacacacacacacggacatacACGTGTACAGCACCTGACTCTAGACGACTGGAGTAGCTGTACAAGAAATACAAAGTTATTAGATAGCGAAAACCCGCTCCTGGGCCGAGAGGATGAAAAAACACACACGTAGCCAGTCTCCATATCTATCAATACACGCGCACTGTTACTTCATTGCCCTTCAAACGTCAGTTTCGCCGTGCATTTACCTGAAAACGGTAGACGACGGCGTCGTACCAGAGAAGGAGGTGTTGTGGGTTGATAAAACCGAAGTTTCCTACGAGTGGAAAAATAATAGAAAGGCCAAACCAGGCACGAGTCACTAGAGGAATGCTGTTGAACCAATCGGAGATGCCGGACTCAGCCATATCTGACGTGTCAATGGTAGTAGATTGAGCATGCGCGGTGGCTACAGCTTACAGAGCTGGTGTAGACAAACGTGTACACTCGATGTAAGGAATCGACGTAACTCTAAACTGCTTAATTAACGTgtgtatatattttatttggTATTTGTTTTGCTTGTCACGAGTTCGCGCTAGAATGCAATCGCAAATAACTCTAATTTAGtgtaattattttaattaattaataatgtaaagTTAAACATTGCTGTGTTCTACTCAAATTTGGTATCATATATAACAATTTTGTTTTCTAGGATGGTAGACTCCAAGCGTCGCAATTAGCCttgacctcccagacccgtgccGATTCGCAATATGGCcgtagtaataaataaataaataaattgcgagcgtagcgaggcttctaatccgggtcgcacaacagaaaggggcgtggtcctatatggcagCTCTCGGTATatatcctatactataatacgcgaacgctcgggaacgcccacttccgtctgtccacctgtccacatgtatgtctgtgcacTGACTGGCGAAAATAATCAGAAGACGTATTTCTGAAGGGGTACGTGCCCCCAGTGCCCCCGTGTGGATCCGCCTCTGTAGATCTAGACTCTCGGATTTCTCCCGTGTAACGCTCTGATCACCTCTCTGCATGGGTTGGCTTCGTTAGAATtgttaaaattattaaatttgttaAAATTGTCAAAATTGCTAGAATTGTAAAAATTGTTGGtatagatcatgacgttttaggtGGAAAGAGTCTGAGATGTGGATGCTGGAAAGTGCGTAGtctgagacgaacggtcgTGTTGTTGAAGCTAggtattgtgtgtatgtgacaactaagaaacacctttattagttgaatgccacctacagtcaactattcacacgtcccatactacaatcaatcctttactaccctgtgctgcatctaagactgttgatagtcaatgtttgctgatatcaatttctatgtcagtaaataccataccactgtcgttacaacggaactgagtgcatacctagactgtacatttcaattgtcttgagcACGATCgcgaaacgacgactacctataccaggcttatatacgtaatctaaactactaggaagtttgcatgtttacttccatgacagctagggtttcaacaaatacgtattgtctagctaggccgcggcgtttcagtagacggtcagacaactccgttggacgtgttactcaccaacgcgaggcgcctaggGGTACCGTAACAACTAGTTAAATAATTGCTAGTGACGTAAAATTGTATAAATAAGGTTTTCGCGGCTAGATACACAAATTTTACTCGTGGGGTATCTCTACACTCTTGTGTGTACACTTTTGTACAGTAGATGCTGCCATCAGACGGTACATTGTGGGCTGTTTCGTCATGTAGACTACTGCgattaggttaattaattagttaagggGTACACTGTGTTGATGATCGTTTTGTATGATCGCATTTGAGTATATCCTGGCTAGACGAACACAGATAccgcagagccgtatatacaGTACAGAGCCGTATCTATAGACGGCTCTGATACAGTagatagtctcgcgtagccataCTTTAACCCCGCCCTTCCCTCGCGCGACATAAGGGCAAGGttatggtctggctacgcgagacaaGATACAGTAAACATCAATTTTTGCGGTACCGACGCCACATGGTGCGCTTGTCGATATATACACCGTCCATTATTTTTATGTCTGACGTCTTGTTacgtattttaattaattaattagttttagAGCAATTAGCCGTCACTGACATGATTCGCAGATCAACGCATTATGACATCACACTTGCAACCATTCTGCTGTAGACACACCAAGATCTTAAACCATCGATACACGTGCTGCTGGGATGACGACACTGCTGCCAAATGCTCTCCAGTTTCAAGAACTGCTGCACAATCCTACGTTCGTCGACTTTCTCAACACGTTCCTCAATCTTCCGGTCTGAAGTCTTGCTTGAACTTGCCACTGCTGATTAGTTAACctatttttgttgtgtttaggCATTTCCATGCCGACTTTTCTATAGAAAGTCACTTGAGTCGTTTGAGGTAGATTCGGTGGCATTTCACAGCGACATGCATTCCGTAAGTATCTAATCAGGCCCGGATGCAggaattttaattaaaagagggggttgatcCAATATAGCTTTTTAactaaatcattaattaattttaatcttttttcttttaataaaattatttgttaatcTGCTAGACTGACTTTAGTGTACACCTAGATGTGAAATATTGCAATTACTTACCTGTGGAATTAGACTATACCAATCAGCATCATTGATCTGGCTGTTACGTACAAAAGTGGTCCATTGCccatttgttattgttattgttgttgttgttgtcgcaCACAGAAATCTGGTGCACGTACATACAGATCGAggatacacacaaacaaacaaacaaacacgtaaCTACATATACCATGGTACTactaaactagtaaatgctcggttagcattgtgtttggtgggcgatggtgttctgtctttacctaatcgcgtaacaatggttgcgttacgtagcaatagtttctgtcaaacaaactcgggaactcagaaaatagactttcagttgctcttcttctacttgtcttcaattcttcgtacGCTTCAAACGTCTTACTCGTTTACTTAGATAGTCGCATAACAATGGTCGATAGCGCGTAACAATAGTtgcttagcaataatttctgtcaaactaacgcGTGTAaaatcagaaaacagacttttctcttcttctagctttttcttttttcaatTCGTTTTATCACGCGTCAGTGTTATTTCCTTATTAGTCGCGtacgggagcaaaatcgagactcatttcactcttctcgacaagaaattataattgagtcgacccctccaAAGGGGAGACTTGagtcaatttttagcgcatatgttgcagagtcaaaattgcattcatctggcatcgtcgttttgtcgatccgtctttccgttttgccgtaaatccgtATGACAAGCgctgtgtatatatatatatatatatatatatatatatatatatatatatatatatatatatatatatatcaaattCAAACAATCCCTCCAAATATccccaaaccaacaagtcttacattacactaggtatatcccaactatcaacgtcctgtacttcaagctgaattctcttatGAATCATTCTCGAGTTATGTTTCTataattgaatagaaagttgctgcatcatatTTTGGAAAGCCTGGTGGAATTGAAGGCCACTGACTGCTGAGGTTTTGGAAGCAATAGCTAtcagagttttgatgctgaCTAATGACCGGAGCCCCAAGGTCTCAACCACTAGGGAGTAAAAGAGACCACCAGCTGTACGAACTCTGTCTTCATGGCGAATATCCTTTTGTTCTTCGCCGGCCTCTGCTGCGGCTCCAGCCCTTACAGCTGATTTTGTCACATACAACGTCTGCAAAGAGTTTCTAATAACTGTTACGTCAAATAGGCAGGTCGACCCTCCAAGAAATCAGGGTGAAAAACTTCACCAGGACGGCTTTCAGTAGAACCATTGCACCTCATATCTCTCATTACTTCTCTGTTCTTAACCAATAAGGCCTGGAAAATAGCTTCTGCCAATGCATTGTGTCTACGTGTGCGCTCTGAACAAAAACCACAACCAAGAAGGTGATCTCCAAAGTGTCAATGGGCTGACAACTGCACAAGACAGATGCCGGAGGTGAAGGAAACATCTTGATCCCAGAGCCGTACTGCAATAACAAACTCATGAGGAGACATAGAAAGGCCGAGATTAGAGTTGGGTATTGCCCGCAACCAAGCTCCTGCATGAGATGTACTGATTGAATTTAAACGTGCTCTGTCTCGTAAGTTAGCAGTGTTCAACAAATACTTGACTAAATCAGagtcaaattctgattggatTTGTCGTTGAGTAGCAGTGCTGAAATCTAAAGTCGAAGAACCGTGTTTGCTTTTCAGATAGTGACAAATCTGAAGATGACTTTCGGAGTCTCCTGATAGTAAAGGCCTTGAGAAATGTAAATTTGCAATATTCAGTAAATTGCAAGCCTTTTTGAGGAAGTCCTGTACCATCTTACGAGTAGAATTGCAACTTTCTACGTAAGCAGCTGGTGAAGCCTGGACTGCTTCTCTCAGACCAAGTCTAATAGGTAATGTCGCTTGCAGCCATGCCATATCTGTAACAGAAGAACGACAAATAATTTCTAAAGATCGACGTAACCCTTGGTCAAAGAGATGTAATTGTTCCAACAACATGGCCGGAACAACAGTTCGTAAAATATGATTGACTTTGCAAATACCCTGACAGCTTTGAAGTAAATGCAATTCAACCTGTGGATCATTTGCGATTACCAAGATTTGACTGGGACTTCAAGATTTTGTCAGCACGTTTAGCTGTGAAGGACTTAAAAAAATCGACATATCCGTGGATTGGTGATCTTAGTGATCCTATACCTAGGCGTTGCTGGCGTTCatctgtacttcttgatgtcatcctaTGCCTACTCATTGTTGCGTCACCtattatgacgtcacaaacgcTCATAGTTACAGCAATACCACAAACGGTCCTTTGGCGTACAGGTTCTTCTCTATCTTGCATGTCGCCGTCATTTACTAAACGTTTCTATTAGACATCTTACACTGAAGCCTACTCCTAACAACATTGGCGAAATGATCATCAAGTGCAAACATTGCGAAGCACTGACATGGAAGAAGAAACCACCAGGCATCTGCTGCAGCGGCGGAAAAGTTTTGTTACCCGCCATACCCAAACCGCCTACCCATTGGTCGATCTCCTTTTGGAATAATTGGTTGAAGCGCAGCATTTCCTCTCAAACACACGAGCGTATAACTCGGCTTTTCAGTTGACGTCCTTTGGACGCGATGAAACTAAAGCTCGCACCGGTTGGAATCTCTGTTTCAAAGTTCAGGGACAAATCTATCATTCTATCTGAAGTCTTGCTCCTCCAGAAAATTCTACTGctaaatttgctcaaatttaCTTTGTCGGTGATGTCATGGCCAACATGATCCACGGACCATGCGGACTGTTCAACAAAAATTCGCCTTGCATGGTTCACAACTACTGCTCGAAGCATTTTCCAAAGAATTTCTGCCGTGAAACTCAACGCTCCAATGACGGATATACACTTTATCGTCGTCCATGGGTATCTCCGCTTAGATAACCGAATTCTATTATTCCCCAAGAGTCTAGACGctggaattgtgttaattaacttaataattgGCCCGGGCGAAGAACGGGCTACatgacttgtgtgtgtgtgtgtgtgtgtgtgtgtgtgtgtgtgtgtgtgtgtgtgtgtgtgtgtgtgtgtgtgtgtgtgtgtgtgtgtgtgtgtgtatcgagctcaattgacatgacaagagagaggctcgcttcgctcgccaattataTTTTGAACATTTAGTGTGCATAGTCTTGAGATATTCATGCAGTCTAGAAGGTTCTAGGAGCCCATCGATGGTACTAAAGCAGAACCTTTGTGCAATCTGACCAGATAAGGTATGCAAAGGCAGCAGCCATCACATACTTACCAATTTCCTTGCTATACGTCTGGTTATGAGGCTATGCACTTCCTTTCTTTCATCAGTGGTGAACCCCTaaaccccatctggatccgggcctgatCCCTTactttatttaataatttttttctaCGTGTACAACCGTGTCTGTTTGCTTCTAGCTTACGTTTGAACAAGAACGATTGATGGGATGGTTGCTTGACAGCAGAGTGGCGTTCTACTACAAAACCGAACTATACAGAGAGTGTACGCTGGCCATGAGACTGTCCGCACCGCACCAATCAGGAGACACGGTGGGTGAAGCCAGTCCGTCACCGTTCTTGCTATGCACGACGAGCACTTGCCTGGGTACAGTCCACGTTATACATTACGTCATCAATTAAATACACACACGTTTAATCGTTTTAGTGGCGCAGTTTGGTGACAGTGTACGCAACGAGATGAGCACCATTGCCGGTCTGAAGACATTCAAGGCATTTCTTAGAG
Encoded here:
- the LOC134178265 gene encoding derlin-1-like, with the translated sequence MAESGISDWFNSIPLVTRAWFGLSIIFPLVGNFGFINPQHLLLWYDAVVYRFQIWRLATCVFFHPLGPGAGFRYLITLYFLYSYSSRLESGIFDGRPADYLFMLLMHWIVVLVIALFMGLPLIMHCVVMAVIYVWCQLHKDTMIVFWFGATFKAMYFPWVLAAFNMIIMGSGLVELIGIFTGHVYFFLMFKYPQDFGGQTFLSTPQIFYKWLPNRRTMGGFGQVPASRRQQDDGNNGRHTWGQGQTLGRNQ